A single Natrinema pellirubrum DSM 15624 DNA region contains:
- a CDS encoding stage II sporulation protein M encodes MDDPPRRNGVRAFVAGYPPRAALADAWDEHSRFVGFAAGLFAFGVVVGILLLAAGYNLLEIIADLLGEGLFPEEIADFSGLELARFLLVNNSRAFLLSIVGALSLGLLTAWAMVFNGIIVGNVGAAIAADVGPGFILVGLLPHGIFELPALFIAAGVGFRLLYRIGQRLRGSRDAILTKRYLYRTGLLVLAGWLLLVVAAFVEAFVTPALLEALFTERLGGAGVP; translated from the coding sequence ATGGACGACCCACCCCGACGGAACGGAGTCCGCGCGTTCGTCGCCGGCTACCCGCCGAGAGCGGCACTGGCCGACGCCTGGGACGAACACAGTCGGTTCGTCGGCTTCGCGGCCGGCCTGTTCGCGTTCGGCGTCGTCGTCGGCATCCTCCTGCTGGCGGCCGGCTACAACCTCCTCGAGATCATCGCCGACCTGCTCGGCGAGGGTCTCTTCCCCGAGGAGATCGCCGACTTCTCCGGGCTCGAGCTGGCGCGGTTCCTGCTCGTGAACAACAGCCGGGCGTTCCTGCTCTCGATCGTCGGTGCGCTGTCGCTCGGTCTCCTGACGGCCTGGGCGATGGTGTTCAACGGGATCATCGTCGGCAACGTCGGTGCCGCCATCGCCGCCGACGTGGGGCCGGGCTTTATCCTCGTCGGCCTGCTCCCCCACGGGATCTTCGAACTGCCCGCGCTGTTTATCGCCGCCGGCGTCGGCTTCCGGCTGCTGTACCGGATCGGGCAACGGCTCCGCGGCAGCCGCGACGCGATCCTCACGAAGCGGTACCTCTACCGAACTGGGCTCCTCGTCCTCGCCGGCTGGCTCCTGCTGGTCGTCGCCGCGTTCGTCGAGGCCTTCGTCACGCCCGCACTGCTCGAGGCGCTGTTCACCGAGCGACTCGGGGGAGCGGGGGTACCATAG
- a CDS encoding PAS domain S-box protein: MIAAVAPLEALAGRRGRLTVVGTIGVLVALVLGTTPAVSLPSEQIPGLVVFGLAARRDADRPTDIERLTDELRGFVSQLEDADPTADDGSLPAEPDLAEYERDRDDEIGRLSAAVDDLATAVRDRERQRAESERYRRELARITSDSGLGTETKIRRLLELGCERLGLETGLVSHVDEPADRYEIEAAVGAEADLEGAVLDLSETHCRNTVTSDDVVGISETPAADVDVGAAVESAVGCYIGGKIRVDGDLYGTVCFVSDDPRDRPFSPAERSFVDLLARWVSGAFERREYVAAIEERERRLERTQAFTDDMLDAVDDVVYLLEEDGDLRRWNETLVDVTGYSDAEVAEMNAVDFFDAENEGAIRESMEEAFETGETLVEAELRTKSGERIPYEFIASVLEDPNGNPVEVGIGRDISDRKERERRLERTTSLLEQSQRLADVGAWELDVSTEPYDLQWTAEIRRILGVSPDEPIDLERAFEFYHPEDRPRIREAVERAITDGEPYDIELRMWTADGDRRWVRTIGEPVREDGEIVTLRGSFQDVTERKERERDLERAETVLQALDELVYTIDADGEFTYLNDALEGITGYEPDDLIGDHVSTMMDDDDIETARDRIRDLRSAGEPTRTFEMDLETADGDVIDVENHMALLPSDDGEFAGTAGVLRDITDRKERERDLERFEAIVQALDELVYTLDEEGRFTYLNDAAKPILGYEPEELIGKPAATVIPSADVERAQDRIRELLRSDVPSQTVEIVLETADDEVIDVENHIALLPSDDDEFVGSAGVVRDITARKERERDLERTTELLKQAERLAGIGGWELDLSGETRNVTFTDGLHRLYDLPLDATVDSELATSFPHPEDRERVLEIVDRTIEAGEGYDIEHRMRTMTGDERWVRSTGEPIRADGADDAGIVGVRGTIQDITDRKERELTLESLHDAARDLLGTDTEAEVSALVVETAADILEASGAAVYRLDPAVNRLVPAASTEAFDRLCNDAPSVAIGDGESALWSTYVTGTGTVIDDPSSVDRSQVFGPAVESGVIVPIGDYGVFTVATDAEPIDAEARRLIETLVATTEAAFDRLESEASLREREAQLEARNQRLNRQIETTELIRRIDQVLIGAESRGEIERTVPERLLEADSVAFAWIGDRDPSGTRLEPRAWAGDGQAYLDDVSLADDAAEPAVRTAIDGTPTVVSNVVEGLQGDPWRRRAVDRGFQSVISVPLSHAEYSYGVLTIYADEPDAFGDLERTVLTELGEGIANSITAMKTREALHAERLLELTLRIDGDEDPLSRLAAKIGADVEYAGMGSHSSDETLLFVETDGIAPDDVRSALAELVSVTDSRLISETDGTCRFEATVSGDPLAARLVRHGGSPRSIRADGEGLEVVVDVPTGTDVREFVETLGEGHGGVELRARRHVERSMGTRSELVTSLFDALTDRQLEVLRTAYFAGFFEWPRESTGEEIAEMLAVTQPTVNRHLRLAQGRLLAQLFEDQIPLDSN; the protein is encoded by the coding sequence ATGATCGCTGCCGTGGCTCCTCTCGAGGCGCTCGCGGGACGGCGGGGACGGCTCACGGTCGTTGGGACGATCGGCGTTCTCGTCGCGCTCGTCCTCGGGACGACGCCCGCCGTCTCGCTCCCGTCCGAGCAGATTCCCGGACTCGTCGTCTTCGGGCTCGCCGCCCGTCGGGACGCCGACCGTCCGACCGATATCGAACGACTCACGGACGAACTCCGGGGGTTCGTCTCGCAGCTCGAGGACGCCGATCCGACCGCCGACGACGGCTCTCTCCCGGCCGAGCCGGATCTGGCCGAGTACGAGCGCGACCGAGACGACGAGATCGGCCGGCTCTCCGCGGCCGTCGACGACCTGGCGACGGCGGTCCGGGACCGCGAACGGCAACGGGCCGAGAGCGAGCGCTACCGGCGGGAACTCGCCCGGATCACGTCCGATTCGGGGCTGGGGACAGAGACGAAGATCCGCCGGCTGCTCGAGTTGGGCTGTGAGCGGCTCGGTCTCGAGACGGGACTCGTCTCGCACGTCGACGAACCGGCCGACCGGTACGAGATCGAGGCGGCCGTCGGAGCCGAGGCCGACCTCGAGGGAGCGGTACTGGACCTTTCGGAGACCCATTGCCGGAACACCGTGACGTCGGACGACGTGGTCGGGATCTCGGAGACGCCGGCGGCCGACGTCGACGTGGGTGCGGCCGTCGAATCCGCCGTCGGCTGTTACATCGGCGGGAAGATACGCGTCGATGGGGACCTCTACGGCACGGTCTGTTTCGTGAGCGACGATCCGCGGGACCGGCCGTTCTCGCCGGCAGAACGGTCGTTCGTCGATCTGCTCGCCCGGTGGGTCAGCGGGGCGTTCGAACGCCGCGAGTACGTCGCGGCCATCGAAGAACGGGAGCGCCGCCTCGAGCGGACACAGGCGTTTACCGACGACATGTTAGACGCCGTCGACGACGTTGTCTACCTGCTCGAGGAAGACGGCGACCTCAGGCGGTGGAACGAGACGCTGGTCGACGTGACGGGGTATTCGGACGCGGAGGTCGCGGAGATGAACGCCGTCGACTTCTTCGACGCCGAGAACGAGGGGGCGATTCGGGAGTCGATGGAGGAGGCGTTCGAGACCGGCGAGACCCTCGTCGAGGCCGAACTCCGGACGAAATCGGGCGAGCGGATCCCCTACGAGTTCATCGCGTCGGTACTCGAGGATCCGAACGGGAACCCGGTCGAGGTCGGAATCGGCCGCGACATCAGCGACCGCAAGGAACGCGAGCGCCGCCTCGAACGGACGACGTCCCTGCTCGAGCAGTCCCAGCGGCTGGCCGACGTCGGCGCGTGGGAACTGGATGTCTCCACGGAGCCGTACGACCTCCAGTGGACCGCCGAGATCCGCCGCATTCTCGGCGTTTCACCGGACGAACCGATCGACCTCGAGCGTGCGTTCGAGTTCTACCACCCCGAGGACCGTCCCCGCATTCGCGAGGCGGTCGAGCGTGCGATCACCGACGGGGAGCCCTACGACATAGAGCTTCGCATGTGGACGGCCGACGGCGACCGGCGGTGGGTGCGGACGATCGGCGAACCGGTCCGCGAGGACGGCGAGATCGTCACGCTCCGTGGCTCGTTCCAGGACGTTACGGAGCGGAAAGAGCGCGAACGCGATCTCGAGCGCGCCGAGACGGTCCTCCAGGCGCTGGACGAACTCGTCTACACGATCGACGCGGACGGGGAGTTTACCTACCTGAACGACGCCCTCGAGGGAATCACCGGCTACGAGCCCGACGACCTGATCGGCGACCACGTCTCGACGATGATGGACGACGACGACATCGAGACGGCCCGGGACCGGATCCGTGACCTCCGCAGTGCCGGCGAGCCCACTCGAACCTTCGAGATGGACCTCGAGACCGCCGATGGCGACGTGATCGACGTCGAAAATCACATGGCGCTGTTGCCCAGCGACGACGGCGAGTTCGCCGGGACCGCGGGGGTCCTTCGCGATATCACCGATCGCAAGGAACGGGAACGCGACCTCGAGCGGTTCGAGGCGATCGTGCAGGCGCTGGACGAACTGGTCTACACGCTCGACGAAGAGGGACGATTCACCTATTTGAACGACGCTGCCAAGCCGATCCTCGGCTACGAGCCCGAGGAACTGATCGGCAAACCCGCGGCGACAGTGATCCCGTCGGCGGACGTCGAGCGGGCACAGGACCGGATCCGCGAACTCCTCCGGTCGGACGTTCCCTCCCAGACGGTCGAGATCGTCCTCGAGACCGCCGACGACGAGGTGATCGACGTCGAAAATCACATCGCGTTGTTGCCAAGCGACGACGACGAGTTCGTGGGGTCCGCGGGGGTCGTCCGCGACATCACGGCGCGCAAGGAGCGCGAACGCGACTTGGAGCGGACGACCGAACTCCTCAAACAGGCCGAGCGCCTCGCCGGCATCGGCGGCTGGGAACTCGACCTCAGCGGCGAGACGCGGAACGTGACCTTTACCGACGGGTTACATCGCCTCTACGACCTCCCGCTGGACGCGACGGTCGACTCGGAACTGGCGACCTCGTTCCCCCATCCCGAGGACCGAGAACGCGTCCTCGAGATCGTCGATCGCACGATCGAAGCGGGCGAGGGATACGACATCGAACACCGAATGCGGACCATGACGGGGGACGAACGGTGGGTCCGTTCGACCGGCGAGCCGATCCGTGCGGACGGTGCCGATGACGCCGGCATCGTCGGCGTCCGCGGGACGATTCAGGACATCACCGACCGCAAGGAGCGCGAACTGACCCTCGAGTCGCTACACGACGCGGCCAGGGACTTACTCGGCACCGACACCGAAGCGGAGGTATCGGCGCTGGTCGTCGAGACCGCCGCGGACATCCTCGAGGCGTCGGGCGCGGCCGTGTACCGGCTCGATCCGGCGGTCAATCGACTCGTCCCTGCCGCCTCGACCGAGGCCTTCGATCGCCTCTGTAACGACGCGCCGTCGGTCGCCATCGGCGACGGCGAGTCCGCCCTCTGGAGTACCTACGTGACCGGGACGGGGACCGTCATCGACGATCCGTCGTCGGTCGATCGGTCGCAGGTCTTCGGTCCGGCCGTCGAGAGCGGGGTCATCGTCCCGATCGGCGACTACGGCGTCTTCACGGTCGCGACCGACGCGGAGCCGATCGACGCCGAGGCCAGGCGGCTGATCGAGACGCTCGTCGCGACGACCGAGGCCGCGTTCGACCGCCTCGAGAGCGAGGCCAGCCTCCGCGAGCGGGAGGCACAACTCGAGGCCCGAAACCAGCGGCTCAACAGACAGATCGAGACGACGGAACTGATCAGGCGGATCGATCAGGTCCTCATCGGGGCCGAGAGCCGCGGGGAGATCGAGCGGACCGTTCCCGAGCGACTACTGGAGGCCGACTCGGTCGCGTTCGCCTGGATCGGCGACCGCGACCCGAGCGGGACCCGTCTCGAGCCCCGTGCCTGGGCCGGTGACGGGCAAGCGTATCTCGACGACGTCTCCCTCGCGGACGACGCCGCCGAGCCGGCCGTCCGAACCGCCATCGACGGGACGCCGACGGTCGTCTCCAACGTCGTCGAGGGGCTGCAGGGCGATCCCTGGCGGCGTCGGGCGGTCGACCGGGGGTTCCAGTCGGTCATCAGCGTCCCGCTGTCCCACGCGGAGTACTCCTACGGCGTCCTGACGATCTACGCCGACGAACCCGACGCATTCGGCGACCTCGAGCGGACGGTCCTGACGGAACTGGGTGAAGGGATCGCCAACTCGATCACCGCGATGAAGACCCGAGAGGCGCTGCACGCCGAACGGTTGCTCGAACTCACGCTCCGGATCGACGGCGACGAGGACCCCCTCTCGCGGCTCGCGGCGAAGATAGGGGCCGACGTCGAGTACGCGGGCATGGGTTCACACTCGAGCGACGAGACGCTGCTGTTCGTCGAGACCGACGGCATTGCGCCCGATGACGTTCGATCGGCGCTCGCGGAGCTGGTGTCGGTCACCGATTCCCGGCTGATCAGCGAAACCGACGGGACGTGTCGGTTCGAGGCGACCGTCTCCGGCGACCCACTGGCCGCCCGGCTGGTCCGTCACGGCGGCAGTCCGCGCTCGATACGGGCCGACGGCGAGGGGCTCGAGGTCGTCGTCGACGTCCCGACCGGGACTGACGTCCGCGAGTTCGTCGAGACGCTCGGGGAGGGACACGGCGGCGTCGAGTTGCGGGCGCGTCGCCACGTCGAGCGGTCGATGGGGACGCGCAGCGAACTCGTGACGTCGTTGTTCGACGCCCTGACCGACCGCCAGCTCGAGGTTCTCCGGACCGCCTACTTCGCCGGCTTCTTCGAGTGGCCCCGCGAGAGTACCGGCGAGGAAATCGCCGAGATGCTCGCGGTAACGCAGCCGACGGTCAACCGTCACCTGCGGCTCGCACAGGGCCGACTGCTGGCACAGTTGTTCGAGGATCAGATCCCGCTCGACTCGAACTGA
- a CDS encoding HalOD1 output domain-containing protein, with translation MTGATLDYHTDSVSLQVIDALADATNTDASDLEPLYDVVDPEALDQLFQSGSGAAVRVEFEYHGMPVEVRGDGTVTVNGTVHGSR, from the coding sequence ATGACCGGCGCTACTCTCGACTACCACACTGACTCCGTCAGTCTGCAAGTAATCGACGCACTTGCGGACGCGACGAACACCGACGCCAGCGACCTCGAGCCACTGTACGACGTGGTCGATCCCGAGGCGCTCGACCAGCTCTTTCAGTCGGGTTCGGGGGCAGCCGTCCGCGTCGAGTTCGAGTATCACGGCATGCCCGTCGAAGTCCGAGGTGACGGCACCGTTACGGTCAACGGGACGGTCCATGGGAGTAGATAG
- a CDS encoding PAS domain-containing protein produces MLSPLTDAADDGVRVRPTELRLRVVGDDLREAVATACGERDDYALETVSSLSAALEESDDADCLVVPTAALGGDERTTEDADCHGGDGAVASDEPMIVVTDGADTVTAPRHERRLTAVLDRDALERLPARAWDLVERRRLAALSRRSLASVEFVGESIAIVTPDDEIQFASRSLAVRFGYDLETLSGTDWRALFPDATVDRLESTAIPTVADGWRWTGGCTAMRRDGETFPVQLRLGGLADGSLVFVVESGDGGPER; encoded by the coding sequence ATGCTGAGTCCGCTCACCGACGCAGCCGATGACGGGGTTCGAGTACGACCGACCGAGCTGCGGCTCCGCGTCGTCGGCGACGACCTCCGTGAGGCGGTCGCCACTGCCTGCGGCGAGCGCGATGACTACGCCCTCGAGACGGTGTCGTCGCTTTCGGCCGCGTTGGAAGAGAGCGACGACGCCGACTGTCTCGTCGTTCCGACGGCGGCGCTCGGTGGCGACGAACGGACGACCGAGGATGCCGACTGCCACGGGGGAGACGGAGCGGTCGCGTCCGACGAACCGATGATCGTCGTCACCGATGGCGCCGATACCGTCACGGCCCCCCGTCACGAGCGGCGGCTGACCGCCGTCCTCGATCGGGACGCCCTCGAGCGGCTGCCGGCACGGGCGTGGGACCTCGTCGAACGGCGGCGGCTGGCCGCGCTGTCGCGGCGCTCGCTGGCGAGCGTCGAGTTCGTTGGAGAATCGATCGCGATCGTCACTCCCGACGACGAGATCCAGTTCGCGAGCCGCTCGCTCGCGGTGCGGTTCGGCTACGACCTCGAGACGCTCTCGGGGACCGACTGGCGGGCGCTGTTTCCCGACGCGACCGTCGACCGACTCGAGTCGACGGCGATCCCGACGGTCGCCGACGGCTGGCGGTGGACCGGCGGCTGTACGGCGATGCGGCGGGACGGAGAGACGTTCCCCGTCCAGTTGCGACTGGGCGGGCTCGCGGACGGGAGTCTAGTGTTCGTGGTCGAGAGTGGCGACGGCGGACCGGAGCGCTGA
- a CDS encoding amidohydrolase, producing MTTLAITGGWVLRPDLTVTTADVLIDRDAGEVREVGPDLGGAADETLDADGSLVTPGFVNGHCHVAMTLLRGYADDKPLDAWLQEDIWPAEAELTAETVRAGTELGVLEMIKSGITAFADMYFFVPTIAETVADAGLRARLGHGVISVGKDDEAAREDAREGLAVAEEIDGLADGRISSAFMPHSLTTVDGEYLSEFVPQARDLDVPIHYHANETEDEVAPIVDEHGTRPLEYAAERGMLESEDFIAHGVHVDDREIELLAEAGTGVIHCPASNMKLASGMAPVQRLREAGVTVGLGTDGAASNNDLSMLDEARDAAMLGKLAADDASAVPAEAVVEMMTRGSADAIGLESGRLEAGAPADLAVIDLETPHLTPRHDLVSHLAYAAAAADVRHTVCDGRVLMRDREVLTLDEAAVRERALESAESLVARASE from the coding sequence ATGACGACGCTTGCGATCACCGGCGGGTGGGTCCTCCGACCCGACCTGACGGTGACGACCGCGGACGTACTGATCGATCGAGACGCCGGCGAGGTTCGCGAGGTCGGTCCCGACCTCGGCGGCGCGGCCGACGAGACCCTCGACGCCGACGGATCGCTGGTCACCCCGGGGTTCGTCAACGGCCACTGCCACGTCGCGATGACGCTGCTTCGTGGGTACGCCGACGACAAACCGCTGGACGCCTGGCTCCAGGAGGACATCTGGCCGGCCGAGGCCGAACTGACCGCCGAGACCGTTCGCGCGGGGACCGAACTCGGCGTCCTCGAGATGATCAAGTCCGGCATCACTGCCTTCGCGGACATGTACTTCTTCGTGCCAACGATCGCCGAGACGGTCGCCGACGCCGGCCTGCGGGCCCGACTCGGCCACGGCGTGATCTCGGTGGGCAAGGACGACGAGGCGGCCCGCGAGGACGCCCGCGAGGGCCTCGCGGTCGCCGAGGAGATCGACGGACTGGCCGACGGCCGGATCTCGTCGGCCTTTATGCCCCACTCGCTGACGACCGTCGACGGCGAGTACCTGTCGGAGTTCGTGCCACAGGCCCGCGATCTCGACGTTCCGATCCACTACCACGCCAACGAGACCGAAGACGAGGTCGCGCCGATCGTCGACGAACACGGCACGCGCCCCCTCGAGTACGCCGCGGAACGGGGCATGCTCGAGTCCGAGGACTTTATCGCCCACGGCGTCCACGTCGACGACCGGGAGATCGAACTGCTGGCCGAGGCCGGGACCGGCGTGATCCACTGTCCGGCCTCGAACATGAAACTGGCCAGCGGGATGGCCCCCGTCCAGCGCCTGCGCGAGGCCGGCGTCACCGTCGGGCTCGGCACCGACGGCGCGGCCTCGAACAACGACCTCTCGATGCTCGACGAGGCCCGCGACGCGGCCATGCTGGGCAAGCTCGCCGCCGACGACGCGAGTGCGGTGCCCGCTGAGGCGGTCGTCGAGATGATGACTCGAGGGAGCGCCGACGCGATCGGCCTCGAGTCGGGCCGGCTCGAGGCGGGCGCGCCGGCCGACCTCGCGGTGATCGATCTCGAGACGCCGCATCTGACGCCGCGTCACGACCTCGTGAGCCACCTCGCGTACGCGGCCGCGGCGGCCGACGTGCGCCACACCGTCTGTGACGGCCGGGTACTCATGCGCGACCGCGAGGTCCTGACCCTCGACGAGGCGGCGGTTCGAGAGCGAGCGCTCGAGTCCGCCGAGTCGTTGGTGGCTCGCGCCAGCGAGTGA
- a CDS encoding DUF4382 domain-containing protein, whose amino-acid sequence MNRRTIQLVVVAALVAVAGCAGGMGGQPANESADGDSPMTDDSSGAMGTAAFYISDEPNVIDDFEHLNVTITKVGFKPAASGDGSSEPDGDSNETDGNETDDGSESTTSENETDSDEGWIEHDVDNRTVDLTELKGANASMIDEFDLPAGDYETVFIYVSDTEGVLTDGNETNVKLPSNKLKLNSAFTVGDNESIDFVYDIAPHKAGGSGKYVLKPVISQSGTGDDVEIRDVDKDEADEDDNDENRSNGDGNDGNGNGVPEANADD is encoded by the coding sequence ATGAACAGACGAACGATCCAACTGGTAGTCGTCGCGGCCCTCGTGGCCGTCGCCGGCTGTGCCGGTGGCATGGGCGGACAACCGGCGAACGAATCGGCGGACGGCGATTCCCCGATGACGGACGACTCGAGCGGAGCGATGGGAACGGCCGCGTTCTACATCAGCGACGAGCCGAACGTGATCGACGACTTCGAACACCTCAACGTGACGATCACGAAGGTCGGCTTCAAGCCGGCCGCGAGCGGCGACGGCTCGAGCGAACCCGACGGCGACTCGAACGAGACTGACGGCAACGAGACCGATGACGGCAGCGAGTCGACCACGTCCGAAAACGAGACCGACAGCGACGAGGGCTGGATCGAACACGACGTGGATAACCGAACGGTCGACCTCACCGAGCTGAAGGGCGCGAACGCGTCCATGATCGACGAGTTCGACCTCCCGGCCGGCGACTACGAGACGGTCTTCATCTACGTCAGCGACACCGAGGGCGTCCTGACCGACGGCAACGAGACGAACGTGAAACTCCCGAGTAACAAGCTCAAACTGAACTCGGCGTTCACCGTCGGCGACAACGAATCGATCGACTTCGTTTACGACATCGCGCCGCACAAAGCGGGTGGGAGCGGGAAGTACGTCCTCAAACCGGTGATCAGCCAGAGCGGCACCGGCGACGACGTCGAGATCCGCGACGTCGATAAAGACGAGGCCGACGAGGACGATAACGACGAAAACCGCAGCAACGGCGACGGAAACGACGGGAACGGAAACGGTGTGCCCGAAGCGAACGCCGACGACTGA
- a CDS encoding adenosylhomocysteinase — translation MTDTEYPPISEQLDDLESAREEGRRKMDWAAQHMPILESVREEFVADQPFAGERIGMAMHVEAKTAILVETLAEGGAEVAVTGCNPLSTHDDVSAALDTHENITSYAKRGVDDDEYYAAIEAVIAHEPTITVDDGMDLVAAIHEDYPELIDGIVGGAEETTTGVHRLRAMDDDGALEYPVFAVNDTPMKRLFDNVHGTGESSLASIAMTTNLSWAGKNVVVAGYGYCGKGVAQKAAGQNANVIVTEVEPRRALEAHMEGYEVMPMAEAAEIGDVFLTTTGNRDVIVEDHFEKMQDGVLLANAGHFDIEIDLEALDDLAVERYEARDGVEAYEMDDGRKLNVIAEGRLVNLAAPVSLGHPVEVMDQSFGIQAVCVREMLENGDAYDAGVHDVPDELDKEIAEIKLEAEGVDFDSLTDTQHEYMDSWDHGT, via the coding sequence ATGACCGACACCGAGTATCCCCCGATCAGCGAGCAACTCGACGACCTCGAGTCCGCTCGCGAGGAGGGCCGTCGGAAGATGGACTGGGCCGCCCAACACATGCCGATCCTCGAGTCCGTCCGCGAGGAGTTCGTCGCCGACCAGCCCTTCGCGGGCGAGCGAATCGGGATGGCGATGCACGTCGAGGCCAAGACGGCGATCCTCGTCGAGACGCTCGCGGAGGGCGGCGCGGAGGTCGCCGTCACGGGCTGTAATCCGCTCTCGACCCACGACGACGTCTCCGCGGCGCTGGACACCCACGAGAACATCACCAGCTACGCCAAACGCGGCGTCGACGACGACGAGTATTACGCCGCGATCGAGGCTGTCATCGCCCACGAGCCGACGATCACCGTCGACGACGGGATGGACCTCGTGGCCGCGATCCACGAGGACTACCCCGAACTGATCGATGGCATTGTCGGCGGCGCGGAGGAGACCACCACCGGCGTCCACCGCCTGCGCGCGATGGACGACGACGGGGCCCTGGAGTACCCCGTCTTCGCGGTCAACGACACGCCGATGAAGCGGCTCTTCGACAACGTCCACGGCACCGGCGAGTCCTCGCTGGCCTCCATCGCCATGACCACGAACCTCTCGTGGGCCGGCAAGAACGTCGTCGTCGCCGGCTACGGCTACTGCGGGAAAGGCGTCGCACAGAAGGCAGCGGGCCAGAACGCCAACGTCATCGTCACCGAGGTCGAGCCCCGCCGCGCGCTCGAGGCCCACATGGAGGGCTACGAGGTCATGCCGATGGCCGAAGCGGCCGAAATCGGCGACGTCTTCCTGACGACGACGGGCAACCGCGACGTCATCGTCGAGGACCACTTCGAGAAGATGCAGGACGGCGTCTTGCTCGCGAACGCGGGCCACTTCGACATCGAGATCGACCTCGAGGCCTTGGACGATCTCGCGGTCGAGCGCTACGAGGCCCGCGACGGCGTCGAGGCCTACGAGATGGACGACGGCCGCAAACTGAACGTCATCGCCGAGGGACGACTCGTGAACCTCGCTGCGCCCGTCTCGCTGGGCCACCCCGTCGAAGTCATGGACCAGTCGTTCGGCATTCAGGCCGTCTGTGTGCGCGAGATGCTCGAAAACGGTGACGCCTACGACGCCGGCGTCCACGACGTCCCCGACGAACTCGACAAGGAGATCGCCGAGATCAAACTTGAGGCCGAGGGCGTCGACTTCGACTCGCTGACCGACACCCAACACGAGTATATGGACAGCTGGGACCACGGGACATAG
- a CDS encoding CPBP family intramembrane glutamic endopeptidase: MATSTRRRTDGPLRSTLVAAALAIVGLASQQVTTIPAFLLDPQLLEGPTEASIASRTLLLILSFLGFVLVGALYLAVTGRGWSYVDLRTPTLRDLGYALAGVVGGFAFFVLVSLLVQLFSLPTADNSVTTYIGDDQTMVLVMIGIVFFFNAPAEEFLYRNIVQKRLYDAFSRPRAVAIASLIFGLIHFPVYAVLSESLLATMVPVVVVVGGAAIFGFLYAKTDNLLVPIAAHAAFNAVQFGLLYLALEYDLETAEPTTSLLVAAAGALPL; the protein is encoded by the coding sequence ATGGCAACATCAACGCGCCGTCGGACCGACGGGCCGCTTCGCTCGACGCTCGTCGCTGCCGCGCTCGCGATCGTCGGCCTGGCATCGCAGCAAGTGACGACGATCCCCGCGTTCCTGCTGGATCCACAGTTGCTCGAGGGGCCGACCGAGGCGTCGATCGCCAGCCGAACGCTGTTGTTGATCCTGAGTTTCCTCGGGTTCGTCCTCGTCGGCGCGCTCTATCTCGCCGTCACCGGTCGCGGCTGGTCGTACGTCGACCTTCGGACGCCGACGCTGCGAGATCTGGGATACGCCCTCGCGGGCGTCGTCGGCGGCTTCGCGTTCTTCGTCCTCGTCAGCTTACTCGTCCAACTGTTCTCGTTGCCGACCGCGGACAACTCCGTCACGACGTACATCGGCGACGACCAGACGATGGTCCTCGTCATGATCGGTATTGTCTTCTTTTTCAACGCACCGGCCGAGGAGTTCCTGTATCGAAATATCGTCCAAAAACGCCTCTACGACGCCTTCTCTCGCCCTCGAGCGGTCGCTATTGCCAGTCTGATATTCGGACTGATCCACTTCCCCGTCTACGCCGTCCTCTCGGAGTCGCTGCTGGCGACGATGGTGCCGGTCGTCGTCGTCGTCGGCGGTGCCGCGATCTTCGGCTTCCTCTACGCGAAGACGGACAACCTGCTGGTCCCGATCGCGGCCCATGCCGCGTTCAACGCCGTCCAGTTCGGCCTGCTGTATCTCGCCCTCGAGTACGACCTCGAGACCGCGGAGCCGACGACCTCGCTCCTCGTCGCGGCCGCTGGGGCCCTCCCGCTGTAA